A region from the Gossypium hirsutum isolate 1008001.06 chromosome A08, Gossypium_hirsutum_v2.1, whole genome shotgun sequence genome encodes:
- the LOC107929626 gene encoding uncharacterized protein isoform X2: MAQEAGVFPKSLKSYVQRELALCKDENQSTACQEIMKEVRLQLVFFPAPFIRFGSLSHLECGSCYYSLDQRRRSNNLVSCHYIFHNWGPWWLRNVVSPSLSCYEGCMGHGC; the protein is encoded by the exons ATGGCACAAGAG GCTGGTGTGTTCCCAAAATCATTAAAGAGTTATGTTCAAAGGGAATTGGCTCTATGTAAGGATGAAAATCAATCGACAGCTTGCCAGGAAATCATGAAGGAG GTTAGACTTCAACTAGTATTCTTTCCTGCGCCCTTTATCAG GTTTGGTTCTTTGTCTCACTTGGAATGTGGTAGCTGTTACTACAGCCTAGATCAAAGGAGAAG GTCCAACAATTTGGTTTCTTGCcattatatatttcataattGGGGTCCCTGGTGGCTACGTAATGTGGTATCGCCCTCTCTATCGTGCTATGAG GGATGCATGGGACATGGTTGCTGA
- the LOC107929626 gene encoding uncharacterized protein isoform X1 encodes MAQEAGVFPKSLKSYVQRELALCKDENQSTACQEIMKEVRLQLVFFPAPFIRFGSLSHLECGSCYYSLDQRRRLIFYSRSNNLVSCHYIFHNWGPWWLRNVVSPSLSCYEGCMGHGC; translated from the exons ATGGCACAAGAG GCTGGTGTGTTCCCAAAATCATTAAAGAGTTATGTTCAAAGGGAATTGGCTCTATGTAAGGATGAAAATCAATCGACAGCTTGCCAGGAAATCATGAAGGAG GTTAGACTTCAACTAGTATTCTTTCCTGCGCCCTTTATCAG GTTTGGTTCTTTGTCTCACTTGGAATGTGGTAGCTGTTACTACAGCCTAGATCAAAGGAGAAG GCTTATATTTTATTCCAGGTCCAACAATTTGGTTTCTTGCcattatatatttcataattGGGGTCCCTGGTGGCTACGTAATGTGGTATCGCCCTCTCTATCGTGCTATGAG GGATGCATGGGACATGGTTGCTGA
- the LOC107929626 gene encoding uncharacterized protein isoform X4 yields MKEVRLQLVFFPAPFIRFGSLSHLECGSCYYSLDQRRRSNNLVSCHYIFHNWGPWWLRNVVSPSLSCYEGCMGHGC; encoded by the exons ATGAAGGAG GTTAGACTTCAACTAGTATTCTTTCCTGCGCCCTTTATCAG GTTTGGTTCTTTGTCTCACTTGGAATGTGGTAGCTGTTACTACAGCCTAGATCAAAGGAGAAG GTCCAACAATTTGGTTTCTTGCcattatatatttcataattGGGGTCCCTGGTGGCTACGTAATGTGGTATCGCCCTCTCTATCGTGCTATGAG GGATGCATGGGACATGGTTGCTGA
- the LOC107929626 gene encoding uncharacterized protein isoform X3 yields MKEVRLQLVFFPAPFIRFGSLSHLECGSCYYSLDQRRRLIFYSRSNNLVSCHYIFHNWGPWWLRNVVSPSLSCYEGCMGHGC; encoded by the exons ATGAAGGAG GTTAGACTTCAACTAGTATTCTTTCCTGCGCCCTTTATCAG GTTTGGTTCTTTGTCTCACTTGGAATGTGGTAGCTGTTACTACAGCCTAGATCAAAGGAGAAG GCTTATATTTTATTCCAGGTCCAACAATTTGGTTTCTTGCcattatatatttcataattGGGGTCCCTGGTGGCTACGTAATGTGGTATCGCCCTCTCTATCGTGCTATGAG GGATGCATGGGACATGGTTGCTGA